The following nucleotide sequence is from Actinomycetes bacterium.
TCGTCGAACGTGTCACCTGCAGACCGGACGGCGTCGTCGTCGACAGGCGGCAGTGCCTGCGCGAGCTGCTCGGCCAACTTCGCCGGCTCGATGTCTTCCCCGACCTGTGGCTGGCGCAACCAGTAGAGCAGCCGAAGCAACTCGTCGTACTGCGCCGGCTCGAGCCCAAAGAGCACCCGGCCGACGTGGTGCTTGTACGCGCGGGCCTGGTCGAAGAAGTGTCCGTCCGGCTGTACCGCATCGCGGCACCGCTCCCGGGACAGGGGACCGGCGGCGTCCTCAAGCTGCAGGTCCCCTCCCACGCGTCGGGGCGACGTGAAGAACCATGTCGTCGCCGTCCGGGCCGTCGACGAGGCCCGCACGCCGACGCCGCATGTCAGGAACTCCTGGGGCCCGCCCGGGGCGGCGCGGGCGAACTCCACCCACAGGTAGCCGGTGCGGGTGCCGTCGTACCCGTCGGTCATCAGCCACAGCAGGCTCGTGTGGTGCCGGCCCGAAGCGGTGATGCGCAACTTGTCGCCGTCCAGGGTGAACGGCAGCAGCATCTCGAGGGTCTTGGACTTGCCGGCACCATTGGCCCCACGCAGCAGCAGCCGGCCGCCCGCACATTCGAAGACCTGCTCGTCGTACTGCCACACGTTGAGCACGCCGCAGCGGTGCAGGCGGAACCGCTGGGCCTGCTCGCCGGCGGCGGAGCCGGCGCTCACGTGCCGTCCTCGTCATCGAAGAGCGACGCCTCGCCGGATTCACCCGAAGCCGCCAGGACGGGCCGCGGGGCGTAACGGGCGCACGCCGCGTGCACCTGCCACCCCCCGATGTCAGTTCGGACGAGGCCGCTGCCGACCAGGACGTCCTGGGCGTCGACCTTGGCGAGGGTCGGGTCGTCGCGGTGCGCCCTACGAAGCCCAGCGACCCATTGGCCGGTTACCTCCACGAAGGCGCGGTTCACCATGTCGGCAGGGACGCGGCGCCACACGCGGTCGGTGAGATCGGCAGACCGCGCTTCGTCGCGCTCGGCCGTGATCACCCGCTCTAGCCACAACAGAGCCAGGTGGCGAGCCGAGCCGGCGCCCGGGAACGCCCGGTCGGTGAGCTCCTCGTCCGGGTCGACGGCGACCGCGCCCTCAGCACGCAGCTCTACCTCCAGCCCCAGCTGGTCATGGAACCAGAGACGCTCGCGGTTGCGGTTGCGCCGCCACCACTCCTGCTGCTCATCGGTGAGGTCGGTCACGGAGAGCACCGGTGACTCGGCCAGCCGACGGCGACTCACCACCCGCGCGCCGCCGGCGGCCGAGGGCAGCGCAGCCTGGTCGAGCAGCTCGTCCGGCCCTTCAGCGGAGCCGAGCGGGGCGGCGACCAGCAGCGCAAGCCGCTCCCGGCGCACATCGATCAGCGCGGCGGTGGACCGGTCGGCCCAGTGCTCCAGGTCGCCGTCCCGCTCGACGAGAACACCAAGGTCGACCAAGGCGAGCAGCGCGGCGTGCAGGGCGCGCCGGTCGGTCACGGCATCGAGGTCCACGTCGATCGACGCGTCGGCGGCGGCCGACCGCACCTCCGCGACCAGTTCGTCGACCAGGAGCTGGGCACGGCACCGGGTGAGCGCCGCGATCGTGAGACACAACAGGGAGTACGCCCGAGGAGTGAACGGGCGACCGTTGCGGCGTCGCAGGCCGCGGCCCGGGTCGCGACCCAGCCCCGCCTTGAACAGTCTCGCCACCGTCGGCTCAACCACGAGGCGGTAGCCGAGCCCGTCAGCGAAGAGCCGCACCAACTCGTCACGGTGCCGGCGGACCAGGGCGAACTCGTCGTCGACCGCTGCCAGCAGCGGCCGGAGCAGCAGAGCTCGCGCGGCGCGACGTCGCTCCTGCACAGCGATCACGTCCTCGGCAGGCGGCGGACGATCGACGGCCTTCCGGCTGACCGGGCTCTCGGTCATCCCGCCGCCTCCGCCCCAACGTGGCCGGTGGCGGCGTCGACCACCAGCGTCAGGTCGACGAGCTCC
It contains:
- a CDS encoding TIGR02678 family protein, whose amino-acid sequence is MTESPVSRKAVDRPPPAEDVIAVQERRRAARALLLRPLLAAVDDEFALVRRHRDELVRLFADGLGYRLVVEPTVARLFKAGLGRDPGRGLRRRNGRPFTPRAYSLLCLTIAALTRCRAQLLVDELVAEVRSAAADASIDVDLDAVTDRRALHAALLALVDLGVLVERDGDLEHWADRSTAALIDVRRERLALLVAAPLGSAEGPDELLDQAALPSAAGGARVVSRRRLAESPVLSVTDLTDEQQEWWRRNRNRERLWFHDQLGLEVELRAEGAVAVDPDEELTDRAFPGAGSARHLALLWLERVITAERDEARSADLTDRVWRRVPADMVNRAFVEVTGQWVAGLRRAHRDDPTLAKVDAQDVLVGSGLVRTDIGGWQVHAACARYAPRPVLAASGESGEASLFDDEDGT